A single Bacillus sp. HMF5848 DNA region contains:
- the sigG gene encoding RNA polymerase sporulation sigma factor SigG, with translation MTRNKVEICGVDTSKLPVLKNDEMRELFRNMQAGDISAREKLVNGNLRLVLSVIQRFNNRGEYVDDLFQVGCIGLMKSIDNFDLSQNVKFSTYAVPMIIGEIRRYLRDNNPIRVSRSLRDIAYKALQVRERLMGETSREPTAEEIAKVLEVPQEEIVFALDAIQDPVSLFEPIYNDGGDPIYVMDQLSDERNRDSTWIEEIALMEGMRRLNDREKLILRKRFFQGKTQMEVAEEIGISQAQVSRLEKAAIKQMSKNIQT, from the coding sequence TTGACTAGAAACAAAGTAGAAATCTGCGGTGTAGACACATCAAAGCTTCCAGTCCTTAAAAACGATGAGATGCGGGAGCTGTTTAGAAACATGCAAGCAGGAGACATATCAGCTCGAGAAAAGCTTGTTAACGGTAATTTAAGACTCGTACTTAGCGTTATACAACGGTTTAACAACAGAGGAGAATATGTTGATGACTTGTTTCAAGTTGGCTGTATAGGTCTCATGAAATCCATTGACAATTTTGACTTAAGTCAGAATGTAAAGTTTTCTACATATGCTGTACCAATGATAATAGGCGAAATTCGCCGTTATTTACGTGACAACAATCCTATTCGTGTATCTAGGTCATTGAGAGACATCGCTTATAAGGCTTTACAGGTACGCGAGAGATTGATGGGAGAAACATCAAGAGAGCCAACTGCAGAAGAAATTGCGAAAGTGTTAGAAGTTCCTCAAGAGGAAATAGTTTTTGCGCTAGATGCAATTCAAGATCCAGTATCTTTATTTGAGCCAATTTACAACGATGGTGGAGACCCTATCTATGTAATGGATCAATTAAGTGATGAACGAAATCGTGATTCAACTTGGATTGAAGAAATTGCTTTAATGGAGGGAATGCGTCGATTAAATGATAGGGAAAAGCTTATTTTACGAAAAAGATTTTTCCAAGGAAAAACACAAATGGAAGTAGCTGAGGAGATAGGGATATCTCAAGCACAAGTTTCTCGACTGGAAAAGGCGGCAATTAAGCAAATGAGTAAAAATATTCAAACATAA
- a CDS encoding YlmC/YmxH family sporulation protein yields the protein MVKISDFQVKDVVNVSDGKKLGNITDIDINLTTGRIESIIISGVGKVFGLFGKDDEVVVPWRNIVKIGADVILVRFPQSIESGD from the coding sequence ATGGTTAAAATCTCAGATTTTCAAGTGAAAGATGTTGTTAATGTATCTGATGGGAAAAAACTTGGCAATATTACAGATATTGATATAAATCTTACAACAGGACGGATTGAATCCATTATTATCTCTGGGGTAGGTAAAGTTTTTGGGTTGTTTGGAAAGGATGACGAGGTTGTTGTACCTTGGAGAAATATTGTGAAAATTGGAGCGGACGTTATATTGGTAAGATTTCCTCAATCAATAGAAAGTGGGGACTAG
- the pgeF gene encoding peptidoglycan editing factor PgeF, whose protein sequence is MNDCFEAKDNILTIPHWSKLKENLVTGFTTKHGGFSKSYYTSLNVGLHVQDRDIDVIKNRIRVAENVNFPFEKWIFADQIHKNTITKITQDHKGAGTTSLRSAIQATDGLYTNDQGVMLALCFADCVPLYFLAPSKNYIGIAHAGWRGTVSNIAGKMVQTWLAEGVRIEEIHVVIGPSIESCCYIVDNKVICEIENVLDNSKEKPYNLIEEGQYCLNLKEVNKQLILQTGISDNNILVSNYCTGCESDMFFSHRRDLGKTGRMMSFIGLKEE, encoded by the coding sequence ATGAATGATTGTTTTGAAGCAAAGGACAACATTTTAACTATTCCACATTGGTCTAAATTGAAAGAAAACCTTGTTACTGGGTTTACGACAAAACACGGTGGATTTAGCAAGAGTTATTATACATCATTAAACGTGGGTCTTCATGTACAGGACAGGGATATCGATGTTATTAAAAATCGTATAAGAGTAGCAGAAAACGTGAATTTCCCCTTCGAAAAATGGATATTTGCAGACCAAATCCACAAAAATACAATCACTAAAATAACTCAGGATCATAAAGGCGCTGGTACGACTTCTTTACGTAGTGCTATACAGGCTACAGACGGCTTGTATACAAACGATCAAGGAGTTATGCTTGCGCTTTGCTTTGCTGATTGTGTACCTCTTTATTTTCTGGCACCTTCAAAAAACTATATCGGTATTGCTCACGCTGGTTGGAGAGGAACAGTTTCTAATATTGCTGGGAAAATGGTCCAAACCTGGCTAGCTGAAGGAGTACGAATAGAGGAGATACATGTAGTTATTGGTCCATCTATTGAATCTTGTTGTTATATTGTAGACAATAAAGTTATTTGTGAAATTGAAAATGTACTAGATAACAGTAAAGAAAAGCCATATAATTTAATAGAAGAAGGACAATATTGTCTAAATTTGAAAGAAGTTAATAAACAGCTTATTCTCCAGACTGGTATAAGTGATAATAATATACTGGTGTCTAACTACTGTACAGGTTGTGAATCGGACATGTTTTTTTCCCATCGGCGTGACCTTGGAAAAACAGGTAGGATGATGAGTTTTATTGGATTAAAGGAGGAGTAG
- a CDS encoding YggS family pyridoxal phosphate-dependent enzyme, with amino-acid sequence MSVYENLQTIEQEILEVCAKSNRKRTDITIIGVTKYVTVERAQETINSGIIHLGESRDNGMVDKHSVIGDKAIWHYIGTLQSKKVKNVINIASYIHSLDRISLAKEINKRAETVIKCFVQVNTSQEESKHGLNPEEVISFIEEVRKFSKIEIVGLMTMAPYTEDESVIRQCFRDLKLLQQDVQSLKLQHAPCKELSMGMSNDFQIAIEEGATYIRIGSRLVGNES; translated from the coding sequence TTGAGTGTGTATGAAAATTTGCAGACTATCGAACAAGAAATTTTAGAAGTTTGTGCTAAATCGAATCGTAAGAGAACTGATATAACTATTATTGGTGTCACAAAATATGTCACTGTAGAACGAGCTCAGGAAACGATAAATAGTGGTATTATTCACCTTGGCGAAAGCAGGGACAATGGAATGGTGGACAAGCACAGTGTAATAGGGGACAAGGCTATTTGGCATTATATTGGAACGTTGCAATCTAAAAAAGTAAAGAACGTTATTAATATTGCATCATATATCCATTCACTTGATAGAATATCGTTAGCTAAGGAAATCAATAAACGAGCAGAAACCGTTATTAAATGTTTTGTTCAAGTAAATACGTCTCAAGAAGAGTCAAAGCATGGTTTAAATCCGGAAGAAGTGATTTCGTTTATAGAAGAAGTTAGGAAATTCTCTAAGATTGAGATTGTTGGTCTTATGACTATGGCACCATACACTGAGGACGAATCAGTTATCCGTCAATGCTTTCGTGATTTGAAACTTTTGCAGCAAGATGTTCAGTCCCTGAAGTTACAACACGCACCATGCAAAGAATTGTCCATGGGGATGTCAAATGACTTTCAAATTGCGATTGAAGAGGGAGCTACATACATTCGAATTGGAAGCCGTTTAGTAGGGAATGAATCTTAG
- a CDS encoding cell division protein SepF — protein sequence MSIKNKFRSFFALDDEYEYEEEIIEEDVYEQQQIKPTKSQSQQQKQNVVSLQSVTKSSKVILIEPRAYSDAQDIADHLKNRRSVVVNLQRISHDQAKRIVDFLSGTVYAIGGDIQRVGLNIFLCTPDNVDVQGTITEAGLEEEIYDKRW from the coding sequence GTGAGCATTAAGAACAAATTTAGAAGTTTTTTTGCACTAGACGATGAATATGAATACGAAGAAGAGATCATTGAAGAGGATGTTTATGAGCAACAACAAATAAAGCCTACGAAGTCACAATCCCAGCAACAGAAACAAAACGTAGTTAGTTTGCAAAGTGTGACTAAGAGCTCAAAGGTAATACTTATTGAACCAAGAGCTTATTCAGATGCGCAAGATATTGCAGATCATTTAAAAAACCGACGTTCTGTTGTTGTGAACCTTCAGCGTATTTCACATGATCAAGCGAAGCGAATAGTTGATTTCTTAAGTGGGACTGTATATGCTATAGGTGGAGATATTCAACGCGTAGGCCTAAATATCTTCCTTTGCACGCCTGATAATGTAGATGTGCAAGGTACTATCACAGAAGCTGGTCTTGAAGAAGAAATATATGATAAGAGGTGGTAA
- a CDS encoding YggT family protein — MVFIYDLLRTLIQIYSYAIIAYILMSWFPNARETSIGQFLAKICEPFLEPFRRFIPPLGMIDISPIVAILTLNFATYGLQAIFRMLI; from the coding sequence ATGGTGTTTATATATGATTTATTAAGAACACTTATACAGATTTACTCATATGCGATTATTGCCTACATTTTAATGTCTTGGTTCCCAAATGCACGTGAGACGTCTATCGGACAATTTTTAGCTAAAATTTGCGAACCATTTTTAGAGCCATTTCGCCGCTTTATACCACCGTTAGGTATGATCGATATATCCCCAATTGTGGCGATTTTAACTTTGAATTTCGCTACATATGGATTACAGGCAATTTTTCGTATGCTAATCTAA
- a CDS encoding RNA-binding protein — MSVYQHYRKEEHAFVDQVIEWKDAVITQYAPKLSDFLDPREQQIAKSVIGKHDDVLLQFNGGGPYTERKRALIYPSYYEPTVHDFDLKLFEMNYPDKFVNLEHPQILGSVLGLGLRRGKFGDILISDDKRIQIVVAAEIGDYVSMHLEKIGKTVVSVQAVDLNNIIHKTDNWLEKVNSFSSFRLDTIAAGIFNVSRQKIAPLIQNGHVKVNWQVITDTSFGCKEGDVLSVRGFGRSKLLQFEGTTKKDKIRLRYGLQK; from the coding sequence TTGAGTGTGTATCAACACTATAGAAAAGAAGAACACGCTTTTGTGGATCAAGTAATAGAGTGGAAAGATGCAGTGATAACTCAGTATGCCCCTAAGTTATCAGATTTTCTTGATCCTAGAGAGCAGCAAATCGCCAAAAGCGTCATAGGTAAACATGACGATGTTTTGTTGCAGTTTAACGGAGGAGGGCCTTATACTGAGCGCAAACGAGCTCTTATTTATCCTTCATACTATGAACCAACAGTTCATGACTTTGACCTAAAACTATTCGAAATGAACTATCCCGATAAATTTGTAAACCTAGAGCATCCCCAAATTCTTGGAAGTGTTCTTGGATTAGGTTTACGAAGGGGGAAGTTTGGTGACATACTGATAAGTGACGATAAACGAATACAAATTGTGGTTGCTGCAGAGATTGGGGATTACGTATCAATGCATCTTGAAAAGATCGGAAAAACAGTTGTTTCTGTTCAGGCGGTTGATTTGAATAACATTATACATAAAACTGATAACTGGCTTGAGAAGGTTAATTCATTTAGCTCCTTCAGGTTAGACACCATTGCAGCAGGTATTTTTAATGTTTCAAGACAAAAAATTGCACCGTTAATTCAAAACGGTCATGTGAAAGTGAATTGGCAAGTTATAACTGATACGTCGTTTGGATGTAAAGAAGGTGATGTTTTATCTGTGCGCGGTTTTGGACGTAGTAAATTACTTCAATTTGAAGGTACTACTAAAAAAGATAAAATTCGCCTTCGGTATGGTTTGCAAAAATAA
- a CDS encoding DivIVA domain-containing protein, protein MPLTPLDIHNKEFSKGFRGYDEDEVNEFLDQVIKDYEMIIREKKELEEKVTNLNERLGHFTNIEETLNKSIIIAQQTAEEVKHNAQKEAKLIIREAEKNADRIVNEALTKSRKITLEIEELKKQSKVFRNRFKMLLEAQLDLLDNNDWDELGKFQVPNVVDISQDNE, encoded by the coding sequence GTGCCCTTAACACCGTTAGATATCCATAATAAAGAGTTTTCTAAAGGTTTTCGTGGATATGATGAAGATGAAGTAAATGAGTTTTTAGACCAAGTCATTAAAGATTATGAGATGATTATACGAGAAAAAAAAGAATTAGAAGAAAAGGTTACAAATCTAAATGAACGTTTAGGTCATTTTACGAACATAGAAGAAACTTTAAATAAATCAATTATTATAGCACAACAAACTGCTGAAGAAGTTAAGCATAATGCTCAAAAGGAGGCAAAGTTGATAATTAGAGAAGCAGAAAAAAATGCTGATCGAATTGTTAATGAGGCTCTTACAAAATCAAGGAAAATCACATTAGAAATTGAAGAATTAAAAAAACAATCTAAAGTATTTAGAAATCGTTTTAAAATGTTATTAGAAGCGCAATTAGATTTATTAGATAATAATGACTGGGATGAACTGGGAAAGTTTCAAGTGCCAAATGTAGTTGATATTTCACAAGATAACGAGTAA
- the ileS gene encoding isoleucine--tRNA ligase: MEYKDTLLMPKTEFPMRGNLPNREPEIQTMWDELDIYSKVQERTKDRPLYVLHDGPPYANGDIHIGHALNKILKDFIVRFKSMNGFCAPYVPGWDTHGLPIETALTKNKKVNRKEMSVAEFRKLCEEYAWEQLEGQREQFKRLGVRGDWDNPYVTLKPEYEAQQIKVFGEMAKKGYIYKGLKPVYWSPSSESALAEAEIEYKDKRSPSIYVGFKVVDGKGVLDEQTNIVIWTTTPWTIPANLGISVHPDFDYSVVEVNEDKYVVASDLLDSVKKEIGWENVNIVKKLKGFELENLKVKHPLYDRESLIMTGDHVTTEAGTGCVHTAPGHGEDDFIIGNKYGLGVLCPVDEKGYMTAEAPGFEGLFYDEANKPITEKLQEVGALLHLSFITHSYPHDWRTKKPTIFRATAQWFASIKDFRDQLLKEVEATQWVPAWGETRLYNMVRDRGDWCISRQRAWGVPIPVFYGENGDPIITDETIEHVSKLFREHGSNIWFEKEAKDLLPEGFAHSSSPNGLFTKETDIMDVWFDSGSSHQSVLEEREDLVRPADLYLEGSDQYRGWFNSSLSTSVAVTGKAPYKGVLSHGFVLDGEGRKMSKSVGNVVIPAKVMKQLGGDILRLWVASVDYQSDVRISDNILKQVAEVYRKIRNTYRFLLGNLADFNPEEHTVSYDKLREVDQYMLIKLNKLIGKVKNSYDSYDFMAIYHDVHNYCTIDLSSFYLDFAKDVLYIEAADNLERRSIQTVLFEALHALTKLMAPILPHTADEVWTHIPNVDRESVQLTDMPEEQQFANSAEMMAKWNSFMNLRDDVLKALEIARNEKVIGKSLTAHVTLYVNEEANQLLTSIDESLTQLFIVSGFNIGGSLEDAPSNAIKFDDVAIVVSKADGETCERCWTVTRTVGAVTEHPTLCERCATVVANHYA; this comes from the coding sequence ATGGAATACAAAGATACATTGTTAATGCCAAAAACAGAGTTCCCAATGCGTGGTAATTTACCAAATCGCGAGCCAGAAATTCAAACGATGTGGGACGAACTTGATATTTATTCTAAGGTGCAAGAACGTACAAAGGATAGACCTTTATACGTGTTGCATGATGGGCCTCCGTACGCGAACGGAGATATTCATATCGGTCACGCGCTTAATAAAATTTTAAAAGACTTTATTGTAAGGTTTAAGTCTATGAATGGTTTCTGTGCACCATATGTGCCAGGATGGGATACACATGGATTGCCAATTGAAACAGCATTAACAAAGAACAAAAAAGTAAACCGCAAAGAAATGTCAGTCGCAGAGTTCCGTAAGCTTTGTGAGGAGTATGCGTGGGAACAGCTTGAGGGACAACGTGAGCAGTTCAAACGCTTAGGAGTTCGTGGTGATTGGGACAATCCATATGTCACTTTAAAACCTGAATACGAAGCACAACAAATTAAGGTGTTCGGAGAGATGGCAAAAAAGGGTTATATTTATAAAGGTCTGAAGCCAGTTTATTGGTCGCCGTCTAGTGAGTCAGCATTAGCAGAGGCAGAAATTGAGTATAAGGACAAACGTTCACCATCAATATATGTTGGTTTTAAAGTTGTTGATGGTAAAGGTGTGCTTGATGAGCAAACGAATATCGTCATCTGGACAACTACACCTTGGACAATTCCAGCTAACCTTGGAATTTCTGTACATCCTGACTTTGATTATAGTGTAGTAGAGGTTAATGAGGACAAATATGTTGTTGCTTCTGATTTATTAGATTCAGTGAAAAAAGAAATCGGTTGGGAAAATGTTAATATAGTTAAAAAGTTAAAGGGATTTGAGCTTGAGAACTTAAAGGTTAAACACCCATTATATGATCGTGAGTCACTAATTATGACAGGTGACCATGTTACAACGGAAGCTGGTACGGGATGTGTCCATACAGCACCTGGTCATGGTGAAGATGACTTTATCATTGGTAATAAATATGGATTAGGTGTGTTGTGTCCTGTAGATGAAAAAGGCTATATGACAGCAGAGGCTCCAGGATTCGAAGGATTATTTTATGATGAAGCAAACAAACCAATTACGGAAAAATTACAAGAAGTTGGTGCTTTGTTGCACTTGTCATTTATCACACACTCATATCCTCATGATTGGCGTACAAAAAAACCAACTATTTTCCGAGCGACTGCGCAATGGTTCGCTTCTATTAAAGATTTCCGTGATCAGTTATTGAAGGAAGTAGAAGCAACGCAATGGGTTCCAGCTTGGGGTGAAACTCGTTTATACAACATGGTTCGTGACAGAGGTGATTGGTGTATTTCGCGTCAACGTGCTTGGGGTGTACCAATTCCAGTCTTTTATGGTGAAAATGGAGATCCGATTATCACGGATGAAACTATCGAACATGTATCAAAACTATTCCGTGAACATGGATCGAATATTTGGTTTGAGAAAGAAGCTAAAGATTTATTACCTGAAGGCTTCGCACATTCTTCTAGTCCCAATGGTTTGTTTACTAAAGAAACTGATATTATGGACGTCTGGTTTGACTCAGGTTCGTCGCATCAATCTGTGTTAGAAGAGAGAGAAGATCTTGTACGACCAGCGGACCTATATTTAGAAGGTTCGGACCAATATCGAGGATGGTTTAATTCATCTTTATCGACTAGTGTAGCCGTAACCGGAAAAGCGCCTTACAAAGGTGTCTTAAGCCATGGGTTTGTTCTTGATGGTGAAGGTCGTAAGATGAGTAAGTCTGTTGGGAACGTGGTGATCCCAGCGAAGGTTATGAAGCAGCTAGGCGGAGATATTTTACGTTTATGGGTAGCTTCGGTAGATTATCAATCAGACGTACGTATTTCTGATAATATTCTTAAGCAAGTTGCAGAAGTGTATCGAAAAATACGTAACACGTATCGCTTCCTGCTTGGTAATTTAGCTGATTTTAATCCAGAAGAGCATACAGTATCGTATGATAAGTTGCGTGAAGTAGACCAATATATGTTAATTAAGCTTAATAAGCTAATTGGTAAAGTGAAAAATTCTTACGATTCATATGACTTTATGGCTATTTATCATGATGTACACAATTATTGTACAATTGATTTGAGTTCATTCTATTTAGATTTTGCAAAAGATGTATTATATATTGAAGCGGCAGACAATTTAGAACGTCGTAGTATTCAAACTGTTTTGTTTGAGGCGCTACATGCATTGACTAAATTAATGGCGCCAATCTTACCACATACAGCTGATGAGGTTTGGACTCATATTCCTAACGTTGACAGAGAAAGTGTACAATTAACGGATATGCCTGAAGAACAACAATTTGCTAATTCAGCAGAAATGATGGCAAAATGGAATTCGTTTATGAATTTACGAGATGATGTGCTGAAAGCTCTTGAAATTGCAAGAAATGAAAAGGTCATCGGAAAATCTTTAACAGCGCATGTTACATTGTATGTTAATGAAGAGGCCAATCAATTATTAACTTCAATAGACGAGAGTTTAACACAATTGTTTATTGTGTCAGGGTTTAATATTGGTGGTTCACTAGAGGATGCCCCAAGTAATGCTATTAAATTTGATGATGTAGCTATTGTTGTTAGCAAAGCAGATGGCGAAACATGTGAGCGTTGCTGGACAGTTACACGTACGGTTGGAGCAGTAACTGAACATCCTACTTTATGTGAACGCTGTGCAACGGTTGTAGCGAATCATTACGCTTAA
- a CDS encoding molecular chaperone DnaK, whose translation MCQKKYKEIKRELELTKQELSQRLHETEVAKEFFFSVGDDKKQMLHHHVKQDLTDVERALQKLELGVYGYCEETGEKIPDDLLTTLPTARYIEDFSVLTMYKKNPVSSHF comes from the coding sequence ATGTGTCAAAAGAAGTATAAGGAGATTAAACGTGAACTTGAATTAACAAAACAGGAGTTATCACAACGATTACATGAAACTGAGGTGGCTAAGGAGTTCTTCTTTTCTGTTGGTGATGACAAAAAACAAATGCTGCATCATCATGTAAAGCAAGATCTAACTGATGTTGAGCGAGCTCTACAAAAATTAGAGTTAGGGGTATATGGATATTGTGAAGAAACTGGTGAGAAAATTCCAGATGACTTACTAACAACACTGCCTACTGCACGCTATATTGAAGATTTTTCTGTATTAACAATGTATAAAAAAAATCCCGTGTCTTCGCATTTTTAA
- the lspA gene encoding signal peptidase II has translation MAYLVALVVILIDQITKWLVTQYMDLYESIAVIPEFFYLTSHRNRGAAWGILQGQMWFFYIITIIVVAFLIYYISRLKKSERLLRFTLGLMLGGAIGNFIDRLFRKEVVDFFDIYIFTYDYPIFNIADSALVIGVGLFFIYSLLEAKKEKEQQKNGAI, from the coding sequence TTGGCTTATTTGGTAGCATTGGTTGTGATTTTGATTGATCAGATTACAAAATGGCTTGTCACACAATACATGGATTTATATGAAAGTATTGCTGTAATCCCGGAATTTTTCTATTTAACATCTCATAGAAATCGTGGAGCCGCTTGGGGTATATTACAAGGACAAATGTGGTTTTTCTATATTATCACGATAATTGTTGTCGCATTTTTAATATATTATATTTCACGTTTAAAAAAATCCGAACGGTTACTTCGTTTTACATTAGGACTCATGCTTGGTGGAGCCATTGGGAACTTTATTGATAGATTGTTTCGTAAGGAAGTTGTAGATTTCTTTGATATTTATATCTTTACATACGATTATCCTATATTCAACATTGCAGATTCTGCACTTGTTATCGGGGTAGGGCTATTTTTTATTTATAGTCTTTTAGAAGCAAAAAAGGAAAAGGAGCAACAAAAGAATGGAGCAATTTGA
- a CDS encoding RluA family pseudouridine synthase produces the protein MEQFDIHITEENKGQRIDKIISSFDEEWSRTQVQDWIRDGHVTVNGSTTKANYKCSAGDAISVTMPEPESLDVVPEQMDLHIYYEDSDVLVVNKPRGMVVHPAPGHLSGTLVNGLMAHCTDLSGINGIMRPGIVHRIDKDTSGLLMVAKNDLAHKSLVDQLVKKTVTRRYKAIVHGVIPHDDGTIDAPIGRNKHDRQSMTVTDDHSKDAVTHFKVLERFKDFSYIECQLETGRTHQIRVHMKYIGYPLAGDPKYGPKKTLDINGQALHAGILGFKHPRTQEYLQFEAPLPVEFEELLDKLRRISD, from the coding sequence ATGGAGCAATTTGATATCCATATAACCGAAGAAAATAAAGGACAACGAATTGATAAGATTATTTCTTCTTTTGATGAAGAGTGGTCCCGTACACAAGTACAGGATTGGATACGTGATGGTCATGTGACAGTCAATGGTTCTACTACAAAGGCAAATTATAAGTGTAGTGCAGGTGATGCCATCAGCGTTACGATGCCTGAACCAGAAAGCTTAGATGTTGTTCCTGAACAAATGGATTTACATATTTATTATGAAGACAGTGATGTGTTAGTTGTTAACAAGCCAAGGGGGATGGTTGTTCATCCAGCACCAGGACATTTGTCAGGGACACTTGTGAATGGACTTATGGCTCATTGTACTGATTTGTCAGGGATTAATGGTATTATGCGGCCTGGAATTGTACATAGAATTGATAAAGATACATCTGGATTATTAATGGTAGCTAAAAATGATTTGGCTCATAAGTCTCTTGTAGACCAACTAGTCAAAAAAACAGTAACGAGACGTTATAAAGCAATTGTTCATGGGGTTATCCCACATGATGATGGAACGATTGATGCGCCAATAGGAAGAAATAAGCATGACAGACAAAGCATGACTGTGACAGATGACCATAGTAAGGATGCAGTAACACATTTTAAAGTGCTTGAGCGCTTTAAAGATTTTTCCTATATCGAATGTCAGCTTGAAACGGGACGAACACATCAAATACGTGTTCATATGAAATACATTGGCTATCCATTAGCTGGGGATCCAAAGTATGGTCCTAAAAAAACATTAGATATTAATGGACAAGCTTTGCACGCAGGTATTTTAGGGTTCAAACATCCTAGAACACAAGAATATTTGCAATTTGAGGCGCCTTTACCTGTTGAGTTTGAAGAGTTATTAGATAAATTGAGACGTATTAGTGATTAA
- the pyrR gene encoding bifunctional pyr operon transcriptional regulator/uracil phosphoribosyltransferase PyrR, with translation MQKAVVLDEQAIRRALTRIAHEIIEKNKGIDDCILIGIKTRGIDIANRLAKRIEQIEGKSISVGELDITLYRDDLSFKTEDHEPIVKGSTVPTDITNKKVVLVDDVLYTGRTVRAAMDALIDIGRPSQIQLAVLVDRGHRELPIRADFVGKNIPTSSTEKIVVQLTEIDEIDQVSIYEG, from the coding sequence ATGCAAAAAGCTGTTGTTTTAGATGAGCAGGCAATAAGACGAGCACTTACGCGAATCGCTCACGAAATTATTGAAAAAAATAAGGGTATCGATGATTGTATTCTCATTGGAATTAAGACAAGAGGGATTGATATTGCAAATAGGTTGGCAAAAAGAATTGAACAAATTGAAGGCAAAAGTATTTCTGTAGGCGAACTAGATATTACGTTGTATCGAGACGATCTCTCATTCAAAACAGAAGACCATGAGCCTATTGTAAAAGGATCGACTGTGCCAACTGATATTACAAATAAAAAAGTAGTTCTTGTCGATGACGTACTTTACACTGGCAGAACAGTGCGGGCAGCGATGGATGCTTTAATAGATATAGGTAGACCGTCACAAATACAGCTTGCCGTACTAGTCGATAGAGGTCATAGAGAATTACCGATAAGAGCTGATTTTGTTGGAAAGAATATTCCTACATCAAGTACAGAAAAGATTGTTGTTCAGTTAACAGAAATTGATGAAATTGATCAAGTATCAATTTATGAAGGTTAA